The nucleotide window TACGTGCTCGATTCGACCGCATTCGTGGCAATTGCTGCTCAGACAAACAAAACCAAGAGCAAACCATGAATCAGGGGACTTTGTCCAGCAAACTTCCAATGCATGAATGCCGATCATTGCGATCAGCTAACTGTAATTAGCGCAGCAAGACCCTGGAAGCACACCCTAACACCCCAACGACGCACGCCAAGATCTGTTGTCACTGTTCCAAGTTTAGAACCAACAAAACACACAAAAATTGAATAACTGTCAGAATGAATGTctcttgatgatgacaaaATGAGCAAAAACACAAAAAATGATCGCCTGTGTATCACAGGTGGCTGGATCTCTCCCGCCGGGAATTGAACCCGGGTCTCAagcgtgacaagcttgcatacTGACCACTATACTACGGAAGATAACAGGTTGAACCTGTTGTAGTGGGTTGTGGGGGAGAGTCAGCACGGAGACGTTATATTCACAAGGCCTCAAGCCGACCAAATTTGACCAGAGATCTCACCATTCGGAAGAGCTGAAGCTATCAATTAACTAATACACAAAGGATGGTCAATTGAGTAATTAGTGATTCGTGAAAACTCGCGAGTCAGAACAGTTGCAATGACAATCAAATGTTGACAGCCTGCATATACCCTACTTACCCATTCGGCCTTCACTTGTAAACAATAATTTTCTTTCAGCCAAGAAGTCATGGAACAACAACGGCGACGGCGTCTCATTGGTAACATAAGTAATATGGCTCGTCCACCCCTTCAAGCCCGACCACCCCACGCCAGCAAGTGACAGCTGCTTCCTTGACTTGTCTTCCTGATCACAGAATTTTGGCACAGGCAGGCCACGGCTCACTCGACACACAAAACTACGCCTGGCATCTATTATGAGCCACTTGGAGTCCGAGGTAGATCTCTCTGAGGATGCGTACCAGCAGTATAGTTTTGCTCAGCTATTCTATTTGCTCTCGATGTGCCTTCCATACGAGCTGTGCAAAGCTACGAGTTCACACATTCTTTCCTGACCTGCTtgatataaatataaacgaAAAGCCCCCTGGTATCTACTCTCTAGGACATATTCCGATTCACCAGCACGAAGAAGCTCCTGTAGCCTCGAGACGACATGGATTCACCGCAGGCTCCATGTCGTGTACACAACGGCCCCGACTGTGGCCCAAGACCGACAACAATTACAATAGAAAGAGAAGCAGCCCGAAGTCCTACAGGAGACTGCCAAATTTTGAGGAttcagcttgagaagcaagcACGCTTCCGAGAACTTTGTCGGATGAACCATCTCGACGGAAACGGACGAAGCCACACGGGCGAGGAGCCCGAGTTGGAGACTGGGATCTACCATTCTGGCTTCCCTCATCGAAGTTTCCATGTAAAATTAAAGTCAGGAACCGCAAAGATTATTTGTTCCATTACGAGAAAACCAAGAACTGCATCCTTCGAAGTCAAAGACCTTGCCAGCATGGTCTATGACAGTGAGAGCGACGAGCTACCCCTTTGGACATGCAATCCACGAGTCACAGCTTTGGTGCTAATGTGAAGCCAGCAGCTACAGAATTAATGTCCTACATACGAAAAGAAACGGAATTATCCCTCGAAGCCGACCTTATGATGGTCAGCACATGTGACAACAGAATGTACGCTCATGTTGCGCCGCTTTCCGAACAAACAATATTCTCACCCGCATACGTTCAGCCGTTCTACAGAAGACCAGTACGCAGTGAAGATAATTCCACCTGCCTGCGGGCATCGACACCTTGGCCTAGTTCCTTGAGTACAAAATCTTTTCAACCGACAGCTTATGAACACGCCACACTTGTCCCTGACGATCGAAACCATCTTGACTATACGGGCTTAGGTTGAGCTACCCCAAGACCGAGACATCCTGGCGCAGCTAGCATCCATTATCGAGCAACTGTGTCTGACAATAGATTGGTGTGCGTTCTGTCCCTGGAGCCACGTTGGCGGCCCGACTTATGGTGGTGCTGGCATTACAGATGAGAGATTGCCCTCATCGTATCTTCTCGACCTTTCTCATGGGTTAACTAGGCTTCAAGGCAGTCTCGGGAAGCACTTGGTACAAGACTCTGTAACAGTTATTCCTACGACGAAAAGCATTGGGAGGCGAAGACTTGCACATACGATTCATGACTAAGAATCACAAGATCTTGCAACATGCTGGATTTCCAAGATGAAGGCGTATGAAAGCGATGGTAAGACAGCGTaaagcaaaaagaaagaacCCTACGAGTCTTCGAAACCGATGCGGCCTGCTCGATTACAAAGTGACCTATACTGCGGGTGGCGTTCCGGAACATCGTATGGTTGGTGGATAGTACTATATCTAAACTTAATTAGTCTCAAggataaagaaagtatatacaGAATCTCACGATATATCGGATCTACATGTACAGCAAGGGATGAACAGACTCGCCAGACACCcaaaaagacaagaagacccCTCTGTCTTAAATCATGGAAATCACCCAAGGATAATGAACAGTATCTCGAGTCGTTCCACACCCCAGTTGAAATCGAACGCAGCATTTCCCTTATAACATGTTGCCGAGGGATATGATCTTCCAAGCGCGAACTACACTGGAAGAAGGAACACAGAGTTTATAACAAGATACTGTGACTAGCACATATTGGGATTTTGAGGTGAGTTGGGGCGTACTCGCTTTGGCCTGATAGATCATTGTTGCTCCACGGCACTGTTGATATGGGTTTCACGATTCGTACTGATGTGGTGTATCCGAGTCATTCTAGGGGTGACATGACCGAGAACTTAGGCAGGGAAATGCGGAAAAGTTCCAATGATAGAAATCTAATCTTAGGTACATCGATAGGTAACGGATGCGAAATCTGACCAACATGTTCTTGAAATTTGCTTGTACTTGGAATGTGTTCGACGtgttggcttgatatgtctTGTTGAGACATCATAAGCTTTAACTGTCAATCAACCCAAGGCAGCATAGCTGTCTCTGTGAATTCGACGAATGTCACGTTCTGCACTACCGGACATGTTAGATACACCCACAGGAGGCAAAATACAGTGTATATCTCGACCTCCACGCATTTGATTGTAATCCGGACCCTCCAGCACACCAGTGAAACTCCCATCTTCAACTGACCCATCAACAATCTCCCCAGCACCGCCAGTGAAAAGCACTTTGTaagagtgttattttgagttgatagcccccacagctgatggctcacatcacgcgcctcacacacgCCAGTGAAAAGTGCATCGAGAACCGGCTGCCGCAAGAGCTCAGATGTTGTCTCACGTACGCTAGACTCATCCGACTCTTCATCGGATGAGGCCTCGTCATCCCCCTGAGTTCAATGTTAATCATCTGATTTAATAAGGGACAGGAAATACTTACGTCGCTTCTAGACGAGGAGTCGCCTGGGCCTCACTCATCTCTCGCAGCTTGGCGTTGCTCTGCTCAAGTCCGCGCGTTCGGCTATTATTCGAACCCCGGCCAGCACCAGTGGAAAGTGCAACGAGAACCCTGAGTGGGTTCTCGCGCATGTCACCAAGAGCACCCGTGAAGGGTACCTTGGGTCCCGGGCGTTGGGTTGTGACCCGAACCCCCAGGCGCACCAGTGAAAAGTGCAACGAGAGCCCGGTGTGGCCCCCTGAAATCCCCGAAGGGTTTCTTCCAAGTCACCTCCACTTGCTGGAGGGCGGTTCTGATGCGGTGCCTTCCGAGTTCCCTGGAACGGGACGCCATAGAGGGTGAGAGCGCCGTCTGGTTGGGCTTGGGGTTGATCACCGAATGCTTGCAGAGCTTCTTCGTGAGTATCGGTCTTGGTCACAGAGATCTAGTCTCCACCACTAGGGGCATCGCTTCCAGTCCAGGAATGCAATCCAAGTCGTGTGCGGTTGAAAAAACTTTGAAAGACTTGCTCAAACTGACTCCCAGGGTCGCCCTTGATATAGGCCCAGGCAGTGTTTGTGTCTTCTATGAACTTATCGTTGTAGTCGTGGATGCAGCCGGACCAACACCAATTAGGCACTAAGCAGACGTAAAGAGTCACCACCTCACTGGGAGAGAGGTAGTCACGGAGTCTTCCATCTTGAGAGACTACTAGCCAGGCCCGGTAGACTTCCTCGGAACGGAACTCGTAGTACTCAAACTCCAGACGAGGTGAGTTGGTATGAGGATTATGGTGGAACATGCGGAGGGGGATGTATCGATCAATAGTTCTCTTGAGCTTCCTGGTCTCCCGGGTCATGCCTTGGTCTAGAGTATATGACAATGTGGCAAGCAACAGCGGGAGGTTAAGCTCGTCCTCTTGGCCAATCAGTCCGTTCGGGGAGACGAGAACATCAAGTAGAAGGGCAAAGACATCGCTGTGAACTTCGGCAATGTATGTTTGCAGCAGGTGCCCCTAGCCTGGCTGACTAGTAATAACATTGATGGGGATCGCGAATGCTTTGTCTTGTGACTTGAGATCGCCTCGGCCGCGAAGCTCAGAGGACGATGTCAAAGATTCGTGACGAGTAAAGGTATGTGTGAGAGGGTCGAGAGTCAAGGCCCGCCAGTCTCCGAACAAGAACTTTGGGCTGCAGCAGTCGCATGGCTCAAGCGTGCGATGTTCGGACTGAGAGCTGTAGAAAGTCACAATTAGCTTggtaagaaggaagaagcgTATGCCGGACATACCTCGAGAACAATCCGGTTCTCAGATGGCTAGGAACCAGTGGCTGACTTTCAGGGAAGAAATCCTATTTCCATTGTCAGCTCACATTGCTGACACATATTTGTGCTGCCACGCGCTTGACGATTGAAGGGGTATCCATTGTGAAGGCGAGGCTTGTAGTGAAGTGAAACTTACTTGGCCGGGAAGCATCCAGGGCTGACCCCCAGTCCCTTGGTCGATGGACGCCGTGTTGCGAGTCGTAATGATAGCTGTTGGGATAAAATGCTGATCATAGCGGGACGCTTCTCTTTCCAACTCCCCAAGGAAAGTTCCGAGCCCGATAGCGCCACTTGGCTGGGACCGAACAGGAGAAATGGCAGGTGCTGGAGTGTCCCAAAGGCTTTGGCTATCAAGAGGAAGCGGTGGGGGAACACGCTCTAGGGCGGCACGGGCTAGGAGATCTGGGAGAGAGGCACCTCGacggaggtggaggtggctgGCCCTATCCGGGCTCTGGTCAGGAGTAGCCACGATTTCTGCGTAGTATTGAGGGCTTTGGCTTCCTTGGTCTCTTTGCCGTCCACGGCGACCCGCCACGCGCCCCCAGGCATCATGGAGCCGATCGGAAAACCAGCGACGGGGCATTCCGTCGTGGAATTCAGAGCTTAGGATCcagagaagcaagagatATCTGGAAACCGAAGAAGGTTAGCTTGGCGATTGCAATATTGGAAAAAAGATCGAGAGGCATAAAGAGGAAAGCAGATTTTGCCAAGTCACAACGCTTAAGCATCCGGATGTTTGCAAGGAATGGAGATGGATTTCCGAGTGTACTGAGATTGAAAAAGCATGAAACTGGCACCCTCCACTCAGCGCTGTTCAAGAAACCTTGGTAGCCCAGCTGCAGATGTAAAGACAGGAACTCAGGTGCAGGTGAGGCTTCGTGATGTTTGCTCTCGAGGGAAAAGCAGTGGCGACACGCTACGTTCATGATGTgcagatggagatggaggagaataAGTAAGCAAACATACCTTTTAAGGAGAATCAAATGCTAGAGTGATGTAGCACGCAGGAAAAAATCTTATCGTGACCTGGACGAGGAAACGGCCAATGCCAAGGCTGTGAAGAACACAAGATAGTCAGCGAGTTGCTTTTGTACAGGAGACAACGAGACCTGCAGGCGGAACAGTGAAGCTTAGAAATAGTTGTAGCAACTTACCCAGGCGGAGGCCTTTTCTGTCGATTCGAAGCGGAAGGGCTTATGGCTTGTTGGTGGTTTGTAGTTTTCAAGTGTCAAGAGAGCACGGAAACGGGGGACCACTCCGGGTTTGATTAGGGCTTGGAGGAGGCACCGACCATGCGGATAGAAGGTCGGTGCGGCCCAACTCCGCAGAGAAGAATGCTCCCAAATACTCCGTCTGTGACAAAGTAGATGTCAGTAGAGATGGCCAGGGAGATGTCGAGGGCCCAAAGTTGTGAGGTGGAGGTGAGTGAGAGTGAAgatgggagggagggagtgtGAGGGAAGAAAATTGCGTTTGGGGACGACTTGCCAGAAGGAAGTCGGGAAAGGTTTACCCGTGTAGCTCGTGCTTCGGCGTTAGATATTGGGTGATGAATCTGTGGGAAAAGGGGTCCCAGCCCTCGCGTAATATCACAGCAAATCGGTGGCAGATAATTTGGAAACTGAATGCACTGTACCTCGTAGCCCAGTATCCCTAGCATACCAATTTCAGGGGCGTCTACTGCCGGTGTTGGGGAGATAATGGGGAGTGTTCAAGCTGGGAGAAGCGTGATGAGGTCATATGCAATATCTGAACGCTGCACCTCACAGGTACAAAGACAATATCACTCCCCAGGCACCCACTGTAACCTACTGAAATCGAAATCCGTGCCCGCTGTGAAGCCAAGCTGCCAACAAAGTGACAGAAATCAAACTAATGTGCTGTAAACCAATTTGGTGATACGCATTTCATGCAGAATAGCAATCAGCCGCACAAAGACTACGACAGTGCAAAGGACTTCATAGAACAACAGCTTCAAAGATCACACATATCACAGAAGATGCATTTTGGGGGACAGTCGATAATGGTACCAAAAAGAACTCCGATTGTAGCAAATTGTATATACACTTTTCCGCCTATATAGGCCCTCCCTCCCACCCGGAAAAGAACAGTCTGACCCCGACTGctccaaaaagaaaaagaaaaatagatTACGTGCGCCGCGTGTGTCGTCGATCGACGACCGTTGGAAATGGTGAAATAGAACTATGGATGGTTAGTTCCGTGAGAATATCAGTTTGAATTAGCTGGACATACCTTAAAAAACATGGACAAAATTTTGGTGGCCAGCTTCAAGGCCCGgtggtcttgatgttggaAGAGGGTAGGCAACCAGCCTACTTGCTGGCGCCGAGGTTGAGTTGAGCCAGCCCGGGGAGTAGTTCAGACTCCCCAGACTGGGCCTCCGGCTCCGGGACATCGTTGATCGTTAGGCGGCGACGACCCTAGCCGCGCTCTGCCTTCCTCTTCGCCGACTCTgccctcaacttctcctTTTCTACCGCGCTCATGTTGGCATAGCGGCCAACGAATTGCACCTTGGTGCGAATCCACTCCTCGGTGCGTGGCATGTCCCACGTCCCATTTCCCCGGAGGAGCTTGGCCGGGGCGGCGATCCCGAACTCGGAAGCATCCATGCCATCAATGACGATGGCGGACATGGCCTTAATTGTCTTGGATCGTCTTTGTTTGGCCGGGGTGGAGTTGTCCTCTAGGGGGACGAGCGACTTGATGTACTTTCGGAGCTCCTCTCTTTGTGAGCCCAGGATGAATGATCGGACTCGGGCGTGGTACTCAGACTCTATCTTGAAAGTATAGAAGGCCTTCTCTTTGATGTCATCACGGGTCAAGGGGCTCCCGAAATCCAGACCTCTCTGTAGGAAGCGAGGCTTGAACTCCTGAACCCACTCTCGATAGATAGGGCGCGAGGCCATGCGTCGACGCTCGTTAGAAGTGACGACGCCCATCTCTTCCTGAAAGGTGCTGCAGCCTCGAGAGAACATGGGACATTTGGCTATGTACTCAAACATAGCGTTGGTGGTGGCAAAGGGACGCCAGTATTCAGCAACGGGGAGTCCAAGGAACATCAGGATTTCATCCGGCTTGCTGGTAAGGAGGATCTTAGCTTTCTTACGGTTGATGCGTTCCCCTTCTTCCACCCGGATGTGAAGACCTTTGTCGTCCACGGTAAGACCATAGGGACTGATGATGGACCCCACGATTTGCCAAAAGTCGCCGTGCGACTCGAAGAAGCGCAAGTACTTAGCTTGCTTTCTTGAAAGACAGTATCGAACGTCAACTTGGATGA belongs to Fusarium musae strain F31 chromosome 9, whole genome shotgun sequence and includes:
- a CDS encoding hypothetical protein (EggNog:ENOG41); amino-acid sequence: MPRRWFSDRLHDAWGRVAGRRGRQRDQGSQSPQYYAEIVATPDQSPDRASHLHLRRGASLPDLLARAALERVPPPLPLDSQSLWDTPAPAISPVRSQPSGAIGLGTFLGELEREASRYDQHFIPTAIITTRNTASIDQGTGGQPWMLPGQPSENRIVLESEHRTLEPCDCCSPKFLFGDWRALTLDPLTHTFTRHESLTSSSELRGRGDLKSQDKAFAIPINGHLLQTYIAEVHSDVFALLLDVLVSPNGLIGQEDELNLPLLLATLSYTLDQGMTRETRKLKRTIDRYIPLRMFHHNPHTNSPRLEFEYYEFRSEEVYRAWLVVSQDGRLRDYLSPSEVVTLYVCLVPNWCWSGCIHDYNDKFIEDTNTAWAYIKGDPGSQFEQVFQSFFNRTRLGLHSWTGSDAPSGGD